A region from the Hippopotamus amphibius kiboko isolate mHipAmp2 chromosome 15, mHipAmp2.hap2, whole genome shotgun sequence genome encodes:
- the LOC130837271 gene encoding olfactory receptor 18-like produces the protein MYFFLSNLSLADIGFISTVVPKMIVDIQTHSRVISYVGCLTQMSIFILFGCMDNMLLTVMAYDRFVAICHPLHYPLIMDPRLCYFLLLVSFFVSLLGSQLHNLIVLKLTCFKGVEISNFFCEPSQLLKLACSDTFTNNIVMYFAGAIFGFLPFLVILFSYYKIISSILIVTLSSGKYKAFSTCGSHLAVVCLFYGTCVGVYLSSAVSQYPRKGVWASVMYTVATPMLNPFIYSLRNRDIKRAMWRFLSKTF, from the coding sequence atgtacttcttcctctccaacctgtccttggCTGACATTGGTTTCATCTCTACCGTGGTCCCCAAGATGATTGTGGACATCCAAACTCACAGCAGAGTCATCTCCTATGTGGGCTGCCTGACACAGATgtctatttttatcctttttggtTGTATGGATAATATGCTtctgactgtgatggcctatgacaggtttgtggccatctgtcatCCACTGCACTACCCACTCATTATGGACCCACGCCTCTGTTACTTCttacttttggtgtcatttttTGTAAGCCTTTTGGGCTCCCAGCTGCACAATTTGATTGTGTTAAAACTTACCTGCTTCAAGGGTGtggaaatttctaatttcttctgtgaACCTTCTCAACTCCTCAAGCTTGCCTGTTCTGATACTTTCACCAATAACATAGTCATGTATTTTGCTGGTGCCATTTttggttttctccctttcttagtGATTTTGTTCTCttactataaaattatttcctccattctcatTGTCACTTTATCCAGTGGGAAGTataaagccttctccacctgtggctcccacctggcagttgtttgcttgttttatggAACATGTGTTGGTGTGTATCTCAGTTCAGCTGTCTCACAATATCCCAGGAAGGGTGTATGGGCCTCGGTGATGTACACTGTGGccacccccatgctgaaccccttcatctacagtctaaGGAACAGGGACATCAAAAGGGCcatgtggaggttcctcagcAAAACATTCTAA